In the Patescibacteria group bacterium genome, ACGTTACCAAAGGCACAGTCATCGGGTTCGATGAATTAAATCTACACGATTACCCAGGTGAAACATTGGCTTTCAAAGAGGTGTTTGAGTTGGATAAATATGCCATTCGCCGCTCACCTCTAGTCCCCAACGCTTCGTACATTGTGATTGAATAACAAATCTACGCGAGGTTAATATGAGATGCGCCATAATGCAACCGACCTATTTGCCATGGCTCGGCTACTTTGAGTTGATGCTGTCTTCTGACGTTTTTGTCTATTTTGACGATGTCCAATTTGTGAGCAAAAGTTGGCAGCAACGCAATCGCATTAAAACCGCCACCGGCGAGCTAATGTTGACCGTGCCAGTGTTAAAAAAAGGCGAGCACGAGCAGGTAATCAATCAAACTTTAATCAATAATCAAGAAAATTGGCGACGTAAACACCTTGGATCGATTGAAAACAGCTACCGCAAAGCACCTTATTTTGACCATTACATTGATGGGATACGTGAAATCTATGCGCGCGATTTTACCAAATTAATTGATTTGAATGTGGCGCTAAATGAGTTTGTGCGCGCAAAGGTGGGCATTACTACCCCGGTCAAATATTCGTCTCAAATTTGCCCGCCCGCAGAACGAAACGCCCGCATTGTTGACATCTGCCATAAAATTGGTGCCACCGAGCTGTACGACGCCGCCGGCGCTGAGGCAATTTTGGATTTGGATTATTACAAAAAGAATAACGTTAAAATGATTTTTCAGCATTATAACCATCCGATTTACAAGCAACAGTTCGGCGAATTTCTGCCGTATATGTCGGCAATCGACCTGCTCTTTAACGAAGGTGAAAAAGCCAAAGAGATCATCATTAGCGGAGGCATCAATGATTGAAATTGGTCACCGAAAGATTGGATCGGGGGAACCGGCGCTAATTGTAGCGGAGATTTCGGGGAATCACCTGCACAAGTTTGATCTGGCGGTCAAAACCATCCACGCCATGAAAGAAGCCGGTGCGGATGCGGTAAAACTGCAAACCTTCACCGCCGATACTATCACTTTAGATGCAAACACCAAGTATTTTCAGATTAAAGACACCATTTGGGCCGGGCAAAATATGCACAAACTTTTTGCCGAGGTAAGCATGCCCTGGGATTGGCAACCGAAATTGAAAAAGGTGGCCGAGGATTTGGGAATGATGCTTTTTTCGACCCCGTTTGATTTTAGTTCGGTGGATTTTCTAGCTGAAATGGGCGTACCGTGTTACAAAGTAGCCTCGCCGGAGATTGTTGATTTACCGTTAATTGAACATATCGCCTCTAAAAACAAACCGGTCATATTAGCTACCGGTGTGGCGGCACTAGCCGATATCCGCGCTGCCGTTAATGCTTGCCACAATGTTGGAAATCACCAAATTATCATCCTAAAATGTACTTCGGCGTATCCAACTCCGTGGGATGAGGTCAACTTACAAACCATGGTAGATATTAAGAAAAAATTCAAGACCGTGGTCGGCATATCTGACCACACCCCCGGATCAGTAGTACCAATTTCGGCAGTAGCGCTAGGCGCATCAATGATTGAAAAACATTTTATTTTAGACCGACATTTGGGCGGCCCGGACTCATCATTTTCGCTTGAACCCAATGAATTCAAAAAAATGGTAGACGAAATCCGTCAAGCTGAGAAAGCGCTCGGTCACGTCAACTATCAGCTAACGCCGGGGATGAAGATTGAGCGAAAACAAGGGCGATCTTTGTTTGTAGTGGCTGATATTAAAAAGGGCGAGATTTTTACCACAGACAACGTCCGGTCCATCAGACCCGGTGATGGCTTACCGCCAAAATTCATAGGCGAAGTTTTAGGCAAAAAAGCTAAATCTGACATTAAAAAAGGCAATCCACTAACCTGGAAACAAATTATTAAATGAATATTATTATCAATGACTTTGACGACCCGGAGCTGTCCGAAGTAACTTTTAAAATTTTGCGTGATTTTAAGGCGCAACACTGCGCTGCTATCTATAACAACGTGCCAACCAAGGTGCCAAAACACGTTAAATGCGATCGATTTGATTGGGAGAAAATTATCTTTTTTGCCGATTACGACGTTAATTGGAATAATATTACCCCGTTAGACGAAGAAATTATCGAGTCTTACTCTCAAACTGAAACAGTGGTAATAAAAATGATGGACCGGCTGGAAGTCCGGCGTCCCCTCTCGTATCAGATGCGCAAAGAAATGTATTTGAAACACCTTCGATTTTGGCTAGATTACATCAAAAAGAATCACATTGACTTATTTTTTTCGACCAACACCCCACACGAAATATATGACTTTGTGATTTATGATATTTGCAAAAAGCAGGGCATTCCCACCCTTTTTACCCACCAATCGCAAATTGATGATACCTCTTTGTTACTTAATGATTGGCAAAAATCGATCGACAACTTACCTTTAATAATGAGCCAGCTCAAAGGCAAACCGATTAAGTTATCTGAACGATTCGAACGGATTTTTAGCTACTATTCCCACTCTAACCCTACCCCCGGGTCAAAAATCACCCTAAGTTATACCAACCAACGTTTTACCATTCATAAAATAATTCAGCCAATTCAGGTGATAATTAAATTACTCACCACCTTAAAACGTACTATCAAGCGCCTGCCCATTTACCTTGTCGTTTATACTCGACGAGAGATAATTGGCATTAGTACGGCTTATTTACACTGGTTTTATCGCCAACACACCACAAAAGCTGATCTAAAACAAAAATACATCTACTTTCCGTTGCACTATCAGCCCGAATTAACCACTTCACCTGGTGCTGGCGAATTTGTTAACCAGGTTTTAATTGCTACCTTGCTGTCACATTACGCGCCCAAAAACGTCTTGATTTACATTAAAGAGCATCCGGCACAAAACGCTCGCTGCCGATCCACTAGTTATTTCCGAGAGTTGCTAAACATGCCGAACGTACGGTTAATGCCCGTAAAAACTAGCACGTACGAGCTAATCGATCACGCCCAAGCGGTGGCAACCGGTATGGGCACGGCAGGTTGGGAAGGAATTTTTCGGGGTAAACCGGTATTGATGTTTGGCCACGATTTTTACCAGTACGCCCCGGGCGTATTCCCCATCAAAACAAATGCGGACTGCGCTAAGGCGATGACCCAGATTTTTACCGGTCAGTATAAATATGACGAAAATAATTTACGCATATTCTTAAAAGCAGTGGAGATGACTACCATTTCGGGAACAACAGATCTGCTTTACCGCCAACAATTTGGAGTCAACGAAGCACAAAATAGCCAGAATATCTATGGCGCCATCGCCAAACGCCTAACTGACATGGGATTCGCCAAAAATGATCGATAGCATCAAATCTATGTTAAAAACTGCCAGTTTGCGCCAAATTATCGCCAACTCGTTTTGGATAATGCTGGATAATATTGTGCGCATTGGCGTGGGTTTTTTTGTTGGGGTTTGGGTAGCGCGCTACCTTGGTCCAAGCCAATACGGATTATGGAACTACGCCATTTCTTTCGTAGCTATATTTAGCGTGATCGCCAACCCCGGTTTTAATGATATTGTCATTCGTGACGTGGTCAGAATGTCCGAAAAAAGAGGTGAGGTTCTGGGCACCTCGTTTTTCTTACGCCTCGTTGGCGCTTCAATCGCCTCGGTTTTGGCAATAATAATTATTTTAATACTGTCACACCGCGACTTTCTAACCACCGCATTGGTAGCAGTTTCGGCGGTTGGCTTAATTTTCCAGTCATTTGATGTGATTTCATTATGGTTCGAGTCAAGAGTGAAATCTCAAAAATCAGTCACAGTTAGATTGATTGCTTTCTCTGTTTCCAGCGCGATTAAAGTAGCATTAATACTTTCACACGCCTCTTTAATTTACTTTGCCCTGGCCAGCATTATCGAACTTGGTTTAAGCGCCATCGGGATAATTCTGGCATACTGGCACGATAAACAGTCGTTTCGCGCTTGGCAATTTACCATTCCTTATGCCAAAACGATGCTTCGCAACTGCTGGCCAATTATGGCAGCAGGCGCATTGAGTATGGTTTACCTACGCGTGGATAAAATATTGGTAGGTAATTTGATTAGCGATTCCGCTTTGGGTAACTACTCCGTTGGCACCATGCTAACCGAATCATTGCGTTTTGTGGCCATCGCCATCACCGCCTCTGTCTTCCCGGCAATCATCTACTCCAAACAGCAAAACGAAAAACTATACCTGCATCGGCTGCAAATGCTTTATAACTTTATGATTTTGATGGCGGTGGTAATAGCCGTGCCAATTACCATTTTTGCCCATCAAATTATCCATTTACTCTATGGTGATCAGTTTAGCCAAGCCGCCACGGTGTTATCGATTTACATTTGGACGAATGTTTTTATGTTCTCCGATTTTGCCGCGTCAAAATGGTTCTACACCGAAAATCTGCAAAAATTCATCCTGTATAAAGATTTGGCGGGCGCGATAGTCAGTTTGGCGCTCGATTTGATATTGATCCCACGCATTGGAGTAATCGGCGCCGCCATCTCTGGGATCATCTCGATTATGATTGTAACCTACCTTGGCAACCTGTTCTTCCCCCAAACCCGAATCGTTTTCCGAATGCAAACCGCTTCCTTTTTCCATTTTTTGTCGTATCATAAGCTTAAAAGCGAGATAAACAGTGATTAAAGTATTGTGGATTCTAAATAAATACGTTGACGGGCAAAACCACAGCCAGTTTTATCCGTATTTTTTGGCGGATTTGGAAAAAGAGTGCTTATCAAAAGAAATTCAACTTGAGTTTACCTATTT is a window encoding:
- a CDS encoding WbqC family protein, with product MQPTYLPWLGYFELMLSSDVFVYFDDVQFVSKSWQQRNRIKTATGELMLTVPVLKKGEHEQVINQTLINNQENWRRKHLGSIENSYRKAPYFDHYIDGIREIYARDFTKLIDLNVALNEFVRAKVGITTPVKYSSQICPPAERNARIVDICHKIGATELYDAAGAEAILDLDYYKKNNVKMIFQHYNHPIYKQQFGEFLPYMSAIDLLFNEGEKAKEIIISGGIND
- the pseI gene encoding pseudaminic acid synthase, whose translation is MIEIGHRKIGSGEPALIVAEISGNHLHKFDLAVKTIHAMKEAGADAVKLQTFTADTITLDANTKYFQIKDTIWAGQNMHKLFAEVSMPWDWQPKLKKVAEDLGMMLFSTPFDFSSVDFLAEMGVPCYKVASPEIVDLPLIEHIASKNKPVILATGVAALADIRAAVNACHNVGNHQIIILKCTSAYPTPWDEVNLQTMVDIKKKFKTVVGISDHTPGSVVPISAVALGASMIEKHFILDRHLGGPDSSFSLEPNEFKKMVDEIRQAEKALGHVNYQLTPGMKIERKQGRSLFVVADIKKGEIFTTDNVRSIRPGDGLPPKFIGEVLGKKAKSDIKKGNPLTWKQIIK
- a CDS encoding flippase: MIDSIKSMLKTASLRQIIANSFWIMLDNIVRIGVGFFVGVWVARYLGPSQYGLWNYAISFVAIFSVIANPGFNDIVIRDVVRMSEKRGEVLGTSFFLRLVGASIASVLAIIIILILSHRDFLTTALVAVSAVGLIFQSFDVISLWFESRVKSQKSVTVRLIAFSVSSAIKVALILSHASLIYFALASIIELGLSAIGIILAYWHDKQSFRAWQFTIPYAKTMLRNCWPIMAAGALSMVYLRVDKILVGNLISDSALGNYSVGTMLTESLRFVAIAITASVFPAIIYSKQQNEKLYLHRLQMLYNFMILMAVVIAVPITIFAHQIIHLLYGDQFSQAATVLSIYIWTNVFMFSDFAASKWFYTENLQKFILYKDLAGAIVSLALDLILIPRIGVIGAAISGIISIMIVTYLGNLFFPQTRIVFRMQTASFFHFLSYHKLKSEINSD